A single region of the Podospora pseudopauciseta strain CBS 411.78 chromosome 1, whole genome shotgun sequence genome encodes:
- a CDS encoding hypothetical protein (BUSCO:EOG09260QVP; COG:S; EggNog:ENOG503NWQ6), with product MLAMPSATTLLVGLLALPLAVRAVFRDEVGHIDYHYQLLGLPQRETTFFHRPRKDEQGSLLYTLSDEGVLGAVNPGTGGVVWRQFLAGDNNNETAVGEGFARAGEGEGWVASAYGGEVHAWDAVTGRNTFWARFPGKVKDLEVMEMTEAERKDVLVLFEEEEKGETVLRRLNAPNGDVVWEFREVTKDMPLQVSTNVEKVFVVFLKGTKGAYSLKVTTLDTLTGKRLDELVIGTKANLNDEGDIMLVGANSAAPIVAWTDAEHTALRVNVLGLKTSQEFPLVEGTVEVEIHAPHLIQSQPHFLVHSKTATGNKGEVYHIDLKTGHIAKAYDLPLLPGKGAFATSSISANVYFTRITEDELILVSSQSHGVLGRWPLKNTNSKVAPIHAVSEVIKKAGADGSYAVRSAALTADDEWALVRNGEIGWTRPEGLSGGVAATFAEIPESEELAKSLEQEAHSNPVQAYIHRVKRHINDLHYLPAYLNNVPARLISSIAGTDVTSSAGKLSRDSFGFHKLVILATKRGMVYGLDIGNSGAAVWQKRAFQISKGQKWDVKGILVNESSGEVTILGAHNDFVVLKTETGQVISAQAPSFEVTTQSTALIDTASGPRLLRIGLDGKIGDLPVDKAPKQTVVTRGADGELKGVVFIPDGTTAHESTSWIFSLPENQRVVSIATRPSHDAVASIGRVLGDRTVKYKYLNPNTIVVAAIDDKTWTLTVYLLDTVSGQILSSAKYNGVDPTKPVECAMAENWFVCSFFGQYTLRDNSAQSLKGYQIAVSDLYESEETNDRGPLGGASTFSSLDPVDVPTGVALPSVVSQTYIMGAPISALQVSQTRQGITTRHILAYMPENHGIMGIPRMLLEPRRPVGRDATPAEIEEGLFRYHPAIEIDPKSVITHERDVVGIKKIITSPAIVESTSLVFAYGVDIFGTRVTPSFLFDILGKGFNKVSLVSTVLALFVGVTMLGPMVRKKQINLRWSAPM from the exons ATGCTCGCCATGCCCTCCGCGACAACCCTCTTAGTAGGGCTGCTCGCCCTCCCTTTGGCCGTCCGCGCCGTCTTCAGAGATGAAGTGGGCCATATTGACTACCACTACCAACTCCTCGGCCTTCCGCAAAGGGAAACAACCTTTTTCCACCGCCCCAGAAAAGACGAGCAAGGAAGCTTGCTTTACACATTGAGTGATGAGGGCGTGTTGGGGGCTGTAAACCCGGGTACTGGCGGGGTTGTCTGGAGGCAGTTTCTGGCGGGGGATAACAACAATGAAACGGcagtgggagaggggttcGCCAGGgcgggcgagggtgagggatgGGTGGCTAGTGCTTATGGAGGTGAGGTGCATGCCTGGGACGCGGTGACGGGGAGGAACACGTTCTGGGCGAGGTTTCCGGGGAAGGTCAAGGATTTGGAAGTGATGGAGATgacggaggcggagaggaaggatgTGCTGGTGctttttgaggaggaggagaagggggagacagTGTTGAGACGGTTGAATGCGCCTAACGGGGATGTGGTTTGGGAGTTCAGGGAGGTGACCAAGGACATGCCGCTTCAAGTCAGCACGAATGTCGAGAAGGTTTTCGTGGTATTCTTGAAGGGGACCAAGGGGGCGTACAGCCTCAAGGTTACGACTCTGGATACGCTTACTGGGAAGAGGCTGGATGAGCTGGTTATTGGGACTAAGGCGAACCTGAATGACGAGGGAGATATCATGCTTGTCGGCGCGAACTCGGCGGCTCCGATTGTGGCTTGGACTGATGCTGAGCATACGGCTTTGAGGGTCAACGTTTTAGGTTTGAAGACGAGCCAGGAGTTTCCTTTAGTTGAGGGGactgttgaggttgagattcACGCTCCTCATCTGATTCAGTCGCAGCCGCATTTCTTGGTGCACAGCAAGACTGCGACTGGCAACAAGGGCGAGGTTTACCACATCGACCTGAAGACTGGACATATCGCCAAGGCGTATGATCTGCCTCTGCTTCCAGGCAAGGGCGCTTTTGCAACTAGCTCGATCTCAGCCAACGTGTACTTCACGCGTATCACTGAGGATGAGTTGATTTTGGTCTCATCCCAGTCTCACGGCGTTCTTGGACGCTGGCCCCTCAAGAACACCAACTCCAAGGTCGCTCCCATTCATGCAGTATCTGAGGTGATCAAGAAGGCTGGAGCTGATGGCAGCTATGCCGTTCGGTCTGCGGCCCTTACTGCTGATGACGAGTGGGCTCTCGTTCGTAATGGTGAGATCGGATGGACTCGCCCTGAAGGCCTTTCTGGAGGCGTTGCTGCTACCTTTGCTGAGATCCCTGAGAGTGAAGAGCTGGCCAAGTCTCTCGAACAGGAGGCCCATAGCAACCCGGTTCAAGCTTATATTCATCGCGTCAAGCGCCATATCAACGATCTCCATTACCTCCCTGCTTACCTCAACAATGTGCCCGCGAGGTTGATTAGCAGCATCGCGGGCACCGATGTCACTTCTTCGGCTGGAAAGCTGTCGCGTGACAGCTTTGGCTTCCACAAGCTGGTCATTCTTGCCACCAAGCGCGGTATGGTTTACGGGCTTGACATTGGTAACTCTGGCGCTGCTGTCTGGCAAAAGAGGGCATTCCAGATTTCCAAGGGCCAGAAGTGGGATGTCAAGGGAATCCTGGTCAATGAGTCATCGGGTGAGGTCACAATCCTCGGTGCTCACAATGACTTTGTGGTCTTGAAGACCGAGACGGGTCAAGTTATTAGCGCTCAGGCGCCCAGCTTCGAAGTAACTACTCAGAGCACTGCTCTCATTGACACCGCTTCTGGCCCACGTCTCCTACGCATTGGCCTAGACGGCAAGATTGGTGATCTCCCTGTTGATAAGGCTCCGAAGCAGACTGTTGTCACTCGTGGTGCCGATGGCGAACTGAAGGGCGTCGTCTTCATTCCTGATGGTACCACCGCTCATGAATCTACGTCTTGGATCTTCTCCTTGCCTGAGAATCAGCGCGTCGTCAGCATCGCTACCAGGCCCTCACACGATGCTGTTGCTTCGATCGGCCGCGTTCTTGGCGACCGCACAGTCAAGTACAAGTACTTGAACCCGAACACTATTGTTGTTGCCGCCATCGACGACAAGACCTGGACCCTCACTGTCTACCTTCTTGACACTGTGTCTGGCCAAATCCTTTCCTCGGCCAAGTACAACGGTGTCGACCCCACTAAGCCGGTGGAGTGCGCCATGGCTGAGAACTGGTTCGTCTGCTCGTTCTTCGGGCAGTACACACTGCGTGATAACTCGGCTCAGTCTCTCAAAGGCTACCAGATTGCTGTTTCGGATCTCTACGAAAGCGAGGAGACTAATGACCGCGGCCCGCTTGGTGGTGCCtcgaccttctcctccctcgacccTGTCGATGTCCCCACTGGTGTCGCCCTGCCTTCGGTAGTTTCCCAGACTTACATCATGGGCGCTCCTATCTCGGCCCTGCAGGTTTCGCAGACCAGGCAAGGGATTACCACTCGCCATATCCTCGCCTACATGCCCGAGAACCATGGTATCATGGGCATCCCAAGAATGCTCCTCGAGCCTCGCCGTCCTGTGGGTCGCGATGCTACGCCTGCTGAGATCGAGGAGGGTTTGTTCAGATACCATCCCGCGATTGAGATCGACCCCAAGAGCGTTATCACGCACGAGAGGGATGTCGTTGGTATCAAGAAAATTATTACGTCGCCGGCTATTGTTGAAAGCACCAGTCTCGTGTTTGCCTATGGTGTGGATATTTTCGGCACAAGAGTCACTCCTAGCTTCTTGTTTGATATCCTTGGGAAGGGTTTCAACAAGGTGTCGCTTGTGTCGACGGTGTTGGCGTTGTTTGTTGGTGTGACTATGTTGGGCCCTATG GTGAGGAAAAAGCAGATCAACTTGAGGTGGAGTGCGCCGATGTAG
- a CDS encoding hypothetical protein (COG:S; EggNog:ENOG503Q3N3) — MADEQALPTLPKTPFNGASKRAWAQANAPPPSVSTSSDPAVFSSDDDPALEAYESVRRHKRRYVGTWYEQHAALSSDSAMGDHSSSPFVRSSPIVCRPLRRKAGARQQKREFRKLDSGIFMGGPDSTDTEGDVPTPYTPKFFASPAQLKISPRSQPQLSEAEAVARERIKRCVENGTQEVDLSDLGLNSISTETIAPIADIEPIPVVVKGVSFRQADPDIKIYLYNNNLKDFPSSLVNIKPLTFLTLRNNDLTEIPTCIGKLKNLKTLNLAQNKLRYLPAEILRLMGDEGKLVMLHTASNPWWMAEKISFEAATTNCGPNPLIRTPVEFLGSDGRIYSRFRLPLFGDLAESTGSLELEVEDPTELEMPKDVSYREQDDNRLLNPKGARSLFEYALKTLTQLPEPELEEVNYWLEVDEGYPDVREALNQAAEAHRRGGLTCSVCNRGMVVPLTRWVEFKASAATKLDRELLIPFLKVGCSWKCVPTCQSRS; from the exons ATGGCGGACGAGCAGGCCTTACCAACGCTGCCAAAAACCCCATTCAATGGGGCGAGCAAGCGAGCGTGGGCGCAAGCCAACGCGCCTCCACCCAGTGTCTCAACCTCGAGCGATCCAGCCGTCTTTTCCAGCGATGACGACCCTGCACTCGAGGCATACGAAAGCGTCCGCCGACACAAGCGGCGGTATGTAGGGACATGGTATGAGCAGCATGCCGCTCTGTCTTCCGACTCGGCAATGGGTGATCACTCGTCGTCGCCCTTTGTCCGCTCATCGCCCATCGTCTGCCGCCCTCTTCGGCGAAAGGCTGGGGCGAGACAGCAAAAGCGCGAGTTCAGGAAGCTCGACAGCGGTATTTTCATGGGTGGACCGGACTCTACTGATACAGAGGGCGACGTCCCGACCCCATACACACCAAAGTTCTTCGCGTCGCCGGCACAGCTGAAAATATCGCCTCGATCTCAACCACAGTTGTCCGAAGCTGAGGCAGTTGCACGGGAGAGGATCAAAAGATGTGTGGAGAACGGCACCCAGGAGGTTGATTTGAG TGACCTTGGCCTGAACTCTATCTCGACGGAGACTATTGCACCAATTGCTGATATCGAGCCGATTCCCGTGGTTGTGAAGGGCGTGTCATTCCGTCAAGCTGACCCAGACATCAAGATATATCtgtacaacaacaaccttaAAGACTTTCCCTCATCTCTAGTGAATATCAAACCTCTTACGTTCCTCACTCTCCGAAACAACGACTTGACGGAGATTCCAACATGTATTGGAAAGCTAAAGAACCTGAAGACACTTAACCTTGCGCAAAACAAGCTCAGGTATCTTCCGGCCGAAATTCTGCGGCTCATGGGCGATGAGGGGAAGTTGGTGATGCTTCATACTGCATCAAATCCTTGGTGGATGGCAGAGAAGATTTCGTTCGAGGCCGCGACAACAAATTGCGGTCCCAACCCATTGATCCGGACCCCAGTGGAATTCTTGGGCAGCGATGGTCGGATCTACTCGAGATTTCGTCTGCCGTTGTTCGGAGATTTGGCTGAGAGCACTGGCTCACTGGaattggaggtggaggaccCTACCGAGCTCGAGATGCCCAAGGATGTTAGCTACAGGGAGCAGGACGATAACAGGCTCCTCAACCCGAAGGGTGCGAGGTCGCTATTCGAGTATGCGCTCAAAACGCTTACTCAGCTGCCGGAGCCTGAGCTAGAGGAAGTCAACTATTGGTTGGAAGTTGATGAAGGCTATCCGGACGTTCGGGAGGCGCTCAATCAGGCCGCGGAGGCCCACCGCAGAGGTGGCCTCACATGCTCGGTGTGTAACCGGGGGATGGTCGTTCCTCTGACCAGGTGGGTTGAGTTCAAGGCTTCTGCAGCGACGAAGTTGGACAGGGAGTTGCTTATACCCTTCTTGAAAGTTGGATGTTCGTGGAAGTGTGTGCCTACCTGTCAATCGAGGTCTTAG
- a CDS encoding hypothetical protein (EggNog:ENOG503PR9W) produces the protein MTPQLPETPRKQTTVGGRVTKAKGSNPKSSRSSTTKGRKLRYGPCPTCKIGILERKRNNPEGAGPDAGLWRLSCSRYTARPPCRHYEAFNEDPQILWAQKQNELGKGPCPECHIGQLVERVKNPFESTQKYAECSRRGEEDGCNYIRPVIKGKAVEAVKGNIDTVEAGPSKQDNGIKMDQNSGDMNGEAGISKDEASNNNNPATIPNHIEAQQPVIPETRKQTRGTFKSIHKHTVEDWSGIETGDSMEHTTAKVSKGKVKITIDLTLDEEDENDETKFGSVSACYPAPANVYPARTRLFQSASPQNLEGMQAPITAVSTSSKSGLIIPSGHHSTLVTPAKSPNSLGHSPFSVPGKPAPTSNTSGRFNTPTKSMGVAGQQPFSSGMVTPTSNRPNKTFGLPPTLPQKRGREDDEKEEFDIDTGLKDAMIELADQLDTPVPNSKTQPKGQVNTTPISQFTYRTSYHGSNPFNSYNTTPVRNQFNRPSNNQPNNDPSTQANCQPTNQFAHPPSNSVVKPTLNPVCNTDSDAPTNPWDIWEAHRLTNSQFLNNNAGTKDDKPPAKRQKRDEFDDSDLDDNDFMALAEQTEGQSLGGKR, from the exons ATGACTCCTCAGCTGCCAGAAA CTCCGCGGAAGCAGACAACAGTCGGCGGCCGTGTGACCAAGGCAAAGGGTAGTAATCCCAAGTCCAGTCGTTCCAGCACCACAAAAGGCCGTAAGCTTAGATATGGTCCTTGCCCAACATGCAAAATTGGAATCCTGGAACGAAAGAGAAACAACCCAGAAGGAGCAGGCCCTGATGCCG GACTCTGGCGCCTGAGCTGTTCTAGATATACCGCTCGTCCTCCTTGCAGACATTACGAAGCCTTCAACGAAGATCCTCAGATTCTTTGGGCACAGAAACAAAACGAACTGGGCAAGGGGCCATGTCCTGAGTGCCATATCGGCCAGTTGGTTGAGAGGGTTAAGAACCCTTTCGAGAGCACCCAGAAGTACGCAGAGTGCTCGAGACGAGGCGAAGAGGACGGGTGTAACTATATACGGCCGGTTATCAAAGGAAAGGCTGTGGAAGCGGTAAAAGGGAATATCGACACAGTTGAGGCCGGTCCCTCGAAGCAAGACAATGGCATCAAGATGGATCAGAATTCCGGTGATATGAATGGCGAGGCTGGCATCAGTAAAGACGaagccagcaacaacaacaacccggCCACCATTCCCAACCACATCGAGGCTCAACAGCCTGTGATTCCCGAGACCCGAAAGCAGACGAGAGGGACATTTAAGTCGATCCATAAACACACGGTAGAAGACTGGAGCGGAATCGAAACTGGCGATAGTATGGAGCATACGACTGCCAAGGTCTCTAAAGGAAAGGTCAAGATCACAATCGACCTGACTCTcgacgaagaggacgagAATGATGAGACGAAGTTTGGCTCCGTGAGCGCGTGTTATCCAGCGCCCGCGAACGTTTACCCTGCTCGGACGAGGCTGTTCCAATCCGCCTCGCCGCAGAATCTCGAGGGCATGCAGGCGCCGATAACAGCCGTCTCAACTTCTTCAAAAAGTGGTCTCATCATTCCTAGTGGTCATCACAGCACGTTGGTCACCCCGGCGAAGAGCCCTAATTCACTAGGGCACTCGCCTTTTTCTGTCCCTGGAAAACCTGCGCCGACTTCGAATACTTCCGGTCGTTTCAACACACCGACCAAGTCCATGGGTGTGGCAGGGCAGCAGCCTTTTTCTTCCGGCATGGTTACACCCACCAGTAACCGGCCTAACAAGACTTTCGGCTTGCCACCCACGCTTCCCCAGAAGCGAGGgagagaggatgatgagaaggaggaatTTGACATCGATACTGGCCTTAAGGACGCCATGATCGAGCTCGCCGACCAACTTGATACACCCGTGCCCAACAGCAAAACACAACCCAAGGGGCAGGTAAACACCACGCCAATCAGTCAGTTCACCTACCGGACGAGCTACCACGGGAGTAACCCGTTCAACAGCTACAATACCACACCTGTTCGGAACCAGTTCAACCGCCCCTCGAACAATCAACCTAACAACGACCCCAGTACTCAGGCGAATTGCCAACCGACCAACCAGTtcgcccacccccccagTAATTCGGTGGTGAAACCGACGTTGAACCCAGTGTGCAACACCGACAGCGATGCTCCCACGAACCCCTGGGACATCTGGGAAGCCCACAGGCTGACCAACAGTCAGTTTCTAAACAACAATGCCGGTACCAAGGATGACAAACCCCCTGCCAAACGCCAAAAGAGAGATGAGTTTGACGATTCTGACTTGGATGACAACGACTTTATGGCGCTGGCGGAGCAGACTGAGGGGCAGTCTCTTGGTGGGAAGAGGTGA
- a CDS encoding hypothetical protein (COG:J; EggNog:ENOG503NUP6), with protein MAEPTPNPAPPAETPEVAGEDAGPSKKALKKAEAKAKKEAEKAKRAAERAAATVQANVAAAEDHATGNYGQETHETKLSEDATEISLKTLNDEYLGKKVKLRAFLQNARMQGAKMAFVELRETGNWAIQGVVAANADGSVSRQMVKFIGSVNPESFVVVEATVEKPLEPVKSCRVSKYELHLTKLFVISSAPAMLGMTLSTANKAVTNFSDEEAPAEAPVEGVEKLSISGEVSGPPAASMLTHLDNIVMHKRSYVQQAIADIRVEVKHLFRSYLREHGFKEFEPPCLIAAASEGGANVFCLPYFEKEAFLAQSPQFYKQIEVLAGRKRVFCVGPVFRAENSNTPRHMTEFTGLDLEMEVTDYQEALHMLEGVLLHIFRTIKKTCADEIALVRSVYPSEEFLLPEEGKEVRLTFAEGQKLLREEGPEEFRNVSDFEDMSTPQEKALGALIKKKYNTDFYVLDKFPSDARPFYAKEDPTNPKVTLAYDMFMRGQEILSGGQRIHDPVELEARLRTKGVDPKSPGIREYVDLFRQVGAPPHAGGGIGLDRVVAWYLNLPSVHLAAYYPRTPKRLLP; from the exons ATGGCCGAACCCACGCCAAATCCCGCCCCTCCTGCTGAGACCCCAGAGGTTGCTGGTGAGGATGCTGGCCCCTCCAAGAAGGCCCTGAAGAAGGCTGAGGCCAAGGCTAAGAAAG AGGCCGAGAAAGCCAAGCGGGCCGCTGAGAGAGCTGCTGCTACTGTTCAGGCCAacgttgctgctgctgaggacCATGCCACGGGCAATTATGGCCAAGAGACTCATGAGACCAAGCTGTCCGAGGATGCCACCGAGATCAGTCTTAAAACGCTCAACGATGAGTATCTCGGCAAGAAGGTCAAACTTAGAGCATTTCTCCAGAATGCGAGAATGCAAGGCGCCAAGATG GCCTTTGTTGAGCTGAGAGAAACCGGCAACTGGGCGATCCAGGGCGTGGTTGCGGCGAACGCTGATGGTTCAGTGAGCCGTCAAATGGTCAAGTTTATCGGATCAGTTAACCCTGAGTCCTTCGTGGTTGTTGAAGCCACAGTCGAGAAGCCTCTTGAGCCCGTCAAGAGCTGCCGTGTCTCCAAGTACGAGCTCCACTTGACCAAGCTTTTTGTCATTTCCTCTGCTCCCGCCATGTTGGGCATGACCCTCTCGACAGCCAACAAGGCTGTCACAAACTTCAGCGATGAAGAGGCCCCCGCGGAAGCGCCtgtggagggtgttgagaagCTGAGCATTTCTGGCGAGGTCTCCGGTCCTCCGGCCGCCTCGATGCTTACGCATTTGGACAACATTGTCATGCACAAGCGCTCTTATGTCCAGCAGGCCATTGCTGACATCCGCGTTGAGGTGAAGCACCTGTTCCGTTCTTACCTGCGCGAGCACGGTTTCAAGGAGTTTGAGCCTCCCTGCCTCATTGCTGCCGCCTCCGAAGGTGGTGCCAATGTGTTCTGCCTGCCTTATTTCGAGAAAGAGGCTTTCCTTGCCCAGTCACCACAGTTTTACAAGCAGATCGAAGTTCTTGCGGGAAGAAAGCGTGTCTTCTGTGTTGGGCCCGTGTTCAGAGCCGAGAACAGCAACACACCCAGACACATGACCGAGTTCACAGGTCTCGATTTGGAAATGGAGGTGACTGATTACCAGGAAGCTTTGCACATGCTTGAGGGTGTACTCCTTCACATCTTCCGCACCATCAAGAAGACTTGCGCAGATGAGATCGCTCTCGTACGGTCGGTATATCCCTCGGAGGAGTTTCTCTTACccgaggagggcaaggaggtCCGCTTGACTTTTGCTGAGGGCCAAAAGCTCttgagagaagaaggcccaGAGGAATTCAGAAATGTCAGCGACTTCGAGGATATGAGCACACCCCAAGAGAAGGCTCTGGGTGctctcatcaagaagaagtacAACACCGACTTCTATGTGTTGGACAAGTTCCCATCTGATGCCCGCCCCTTCTACGCTAAGGAGGATCCCACTAATCCCAAGGTCACATTGGCTTACGATATGTTCATGAGAGGGCAAGAGATTCTGTCCGGTGGTCAGCGTATCCACGATCCTGTGGAGCTTGAAGCTCGCCTTCGCACGAAGGGTGTCGACCCTAAGAGCCCGGGCATTCGCGAATACGTTGACCTGTTCCGTCAAGTCGGAGCGCCACCCCACGCTGGTGGAGGCA TTGGTCTTGATCGTGTTGTTGCGTGGTATCTCAACCTTCCCAGTGTTCACCTTGCCGCCTACTACCCACGCACCCCCAAGAGATTGTTGCCTTGA
- a CDS encoding hypothetical protein (COG:S; EggNog:ENOG503P2W8), translating to MASKRGHSALSASDYDDAPPSSSNKRRRGQPAAKTKQVEVKTDPTYGQRTAFPGLDDDGNGQFSDEDLETEECGDALAYLKSVRQEASHVPHILVAPKAGPQLPPHLLSTTANSHDAVDRSLYDDGVGDSRGYYQDGAYTAAPDQSPTSSQQEAGLLASADAEAENKRALSESYYASLTEQFISLRALLHQEPPQELVDALDKDHGIEVGAFGPKSWTFRVWTKRIRYTDPFPVQIAALDRQSVLKILRIILGGKFIRRGYELRERTSRWIWALLARLPDRGVLDHTEVGWVRDLGKRAVLMMVSIAHMAALREEVDEGLEGEEYGDEEDEEEEEYPVDEDMESESHEDIFVVTIQDDKGTLEVPPANPVESAEEAEDGEMDMDLDEGEISDEDNNKDIGADIAAAKARMLAQLEDIPEYEQGVPAVQVEKVYADQADEPVFEETRARINMRATLNMILTVAGELYGQRDLLEFRDPFPSL from the exons ATGGCTTCAAAACGCGGTCACAGCGCCCTCTCGGCCAGTGACTACGATGATGcgccgccctcctcttctaaCAAACGTCGTCGCGGGCAGCCTGCTGCTAAGACCAAGCAGGTCGAAGTGAAAACTGACCCGACATACGGCCAGAGAACCGCTTTCCCGGGCCTAGATGACGATGGCAACGGCCAATTCAGCGACGAAGATCTTGAAACTGAGGAATGCGGCGACGCGCTCGCCTATTTGAAATCTGTTCG ACAAGAAGCCAGCCACGTCCCACACATTCTCGTCGCGCCGAAAGCAGGGCCccagctccctccccattTGCTATCTACAACAGCAAACAGTCACGATGCAGTCGACCGCAGTCTCTACGATGACGGCGTAGGCGATTCCCGAGGTTACTACCAAGACGGTGCCTACACCGCAGCCCCTGACCAATCACCTACCTCCAGCCAGCAAGAAGCCGGATTGCTGGCCTCAGCCGATGCTGAAGCCGAAAACAAGCGCGCCCTCAGCGAATCCTATTACGCCTCCCTTACCGAACAGTTTATCTCTCTTCGGGCCCTCCTTCACCAGGAACCACCCCAAGAACTTGTTGATGCCCTCGACAAAGACCATGGTATAGAAGTCGGCGCGTTTGGCCCAAAGTCTTGGACTTTCCGGGTGTGGACCAAACGAATCAGATACACAGACCCGTTCCCGGTTCAAATCGCAGCCTTGGACAGGCAGAGCGTTCTCAAGATTCTTCGTATAATTCTCGGTGGCAAGTTCATCCGCCGTGGTTATGAGCTGCGGGAAAGGACTAGTCGCTGGATTTGGGCTTTGCTTGCTCGTTTGCCTGACCGGGGTGTGCTTGACCACACCGAAGTTGGATGGGTGAGGGATCTAGGAAAAAGAGCTGTGCTCATGATGGTTAGTATCGCTCATATGGCTGCGTTGAGAGAAGAAGTGGACGAGGGCTTAGAGGGCGAGGAGTATGGcgacgaagaggacgaggaggaagaagagtaCCCCGTGGACGAGGACATGGAATCGGAAAGTCATGAGGACATTTTTGTTGTCACCATACAGGACGACAAAGGAACCCTCGAGGTACCGCCAGCTAACCCTGTCGAGTctgctgaggaggcggaagaTGGCGAAATGGACATGGACCTCGACGAAGGGGAGATCTCAGATgaagacaacaacaaggatATCGGTGCTGACATTGCGGCAGCCAAGGCGCGCATGCTTGCCCAGCTTGAAGACATCCCAGAGTACGAGCAGGGCGTTCCCGCTGTTCAAGTGGAGAAGGTCTATGCTGACCAAGCGGATGAGCCGGTTTTTGAAGAGACGAGAGCCAGAATCAACATGCGGGCGACTTTGAATATGATTTTGACCGTAGCGGGTGAGCTTTATGGGCAAAGGGATTTGCTGGAGTTTCGGGACCCTTTCCCTTCTCTGTAG
- a CDS encoding hypothetical protein (EggNog:ENOG503P5YJ; COG:S) gives MSAPRTKRPFAGAASDPDQRQITSFFSPSSSDSPTATQSTKTPLNGPILPAPVQTNLLNVGMRVRKSVQEGYKTGAQYSAFKLWEDNAAPITPTPTVPVSTAGGGGMRELLPFSGIHKVGGLGIQPSNGAGADDCEMAGSQESVYSNGSATSAVEATERVNLNAKKRFFVGEEDEEQEEGMVLSWEDVDVSPRSFGPAGFENRRWAVPRGKKGREGTVAAAAGQENTVRVLVDGNDFEEASFLEGMGDE, from the coding sequence ATGTCCGCCCCTCGAACCAAGCGCCCCTTTGCCGGCGCCGCCAGCGACCCTGACCAACGTCAAAtaacctccttcttctccccctcttcctccgattcccccaccgccacccaaTCGACCAAAACGCCCCTCAACGGTCCCATCCTCCCTGCCCCAGTGcaaaccaacctcctcaacgtCGGGATGCGCGTTCGCAAGTCAGTCCAGGAAGGCTACAAGACCGGTGCGCAGTACTCTGCCTTCAAGCTCTGGGAAGACAACGCCGCTCCCATCACCCCAACCCCTACAGTTCCTGTCAGcactgctggtggtggtggaatgAGGGAGCTCCTCCCTTTTAGCGGCATCCACAAAGTCGGTGGGCTCGGGATCCAGCCATCTAACGGTGCTGGAGCGGACGATTGTGAGATGGCGGGATCGCAGGAGTCGGTTTACAGCAATGGGAGTGCTACCTCTGCGGTGGAGGCGACGGAGAGGGTGAACCTCAATGCGAAGAAGAGGTTCtttgttggggaggaagacgaggagcaggaggaggggatggtgctCTCgtgggaggatgtggatgtcAGCCCTAGGAGTTTTGGGCCGGCGGGGTTTGAAAATAGGAGGTGGGCTGTGCCGAGGGGAAAGAAGGGTAGGGAGGGtactgttgctgctgccgctgggCAGGAGAATACTGTTCGGGTGCTGGTGGACGGCAATGATTTTGAGGAGGCGAGCTtcttggaggggatgggtgATGAGTAG
- the PLP2 gene encoding Proteolipid protein 2 (BUSCO:EOG09264873; EggNog:ENOG503NYDG; COG:T): MAAPMDQRIAVPIDDPNADTEWNEILRKHKIIPEKPPSPTPMIQEAILEARRLAHENRLEGKDLSDLDSLEDEEDEDFLESYRQKRLQELSALSKKSIHGSVYPLSKPDYQRDVTEASNNGPVFVHLASSLSTNVESRVLGQLWRQAAEEYGDIKFCEMPANRAIEGYPEKNCPTILVYKNGDIVKQIVTLMTVGGPRMSMLELDNLLVEVGAVKENDMRVLKRRREAEDAEEERIVNKGIKSSSDRRKQDDDDNDWD, translated from the exons ATGGCAGCTCCAATGGACCAGCGCATCGCCGTTCCCATCGACGACCCCAACGCCGACACAGAATG GAATGAAATCCTCCGCAAACACAAAATCATCCCCGAAaagccaccctcccccacccccatgaTCCAAGAAGCCATCCTCGAAGCCCGCCGCCTCGCCCACGAAAACCGCCTCGAAGGCAAAGACCTCTCGGACCTCGATTCTctcgaagacgaagaagacgaagattTCCTTGAATCCTACCGCCAGAAACGCCTCCAGGAGCTATCGGCCCTCTCCAAAAAGTCCATCCACGGCTCTGTCTACCCCCTATCCAAGCCAGACTACCAACGCGACGTAACCGAAGCCTCCAACAACGGCCCCGTCTTCGTccacctcgcctcctccctctccaccaacgtcGAGTCCCGCGTTCTGGGCCAACTGTGGCGTCAGGCAGCAGAGGAATACGGTGACATCAAGTTCTGCGAGATGCCCGCTAACCGAGCGATCGAGGGGTACCCCGAGAAGAACTGCCCTACCATCTTGGTTTACAAAAACGGGGATATTGTCAAGCAGATTGTCACGCTTATGACGGTGGGTGGGCCAAGGATGAGCATGCTCGAGTTGGATAACCTATTGGTTGAAGTGGGGGCAGTGAAGGAGAATGACATGCGGGTGTTaaagcggaggagggaggcggaagatgccgaggaggagaggattgtCAACAAGGGGATCAAGAGCAGTTCTGATAGGAGGAAACaggacgatgatgacaatGATTGGGACTGA